Proteins from one Methanococcus maripaludis C5 genomic window:
- a CDS encoding F420-dependent methylenetetrahydromethanopterin dehydrogenase, which yields MVVKIGILKCGNIGMSPVVDLCLDERADRNDIDVRVLGSGAKMNPDQVEEVAKKMVEEVKPDFIVYIGPNPAAPGPKKAREILSAGGIPAVIIGDAPGIKDKDAMAEEGLGYVLIKCDPMIGARRQFLDPVEMAMFNADVIRVLAGTGALRVVQNAIDDMVFAVEEGKEIPLPKIVITEQKAVEAMDFANPYAKAKAMAAFVMAEKVADIDVKGCFMTKEMEKYIPIVASAHETIRYAAKLVDEARELEKATDAVSRKPHAGAGQILNKCKLMEKPE from the coding sequence ATGGTTGTAAAAATAGGTATTTTAAAATGCGGAAACATAGGAATGTCCCCTGTAGTTGATCTTTGTTTGGATGAAAGAGCAGACAGAAACGACATTGACGTTAGAGTTTTAGGTAGCGGAGCTAAAATGAACCCTGACCAAGTAGAAGAAGTTGCTAAAAAAATGGTTGAAGAAGTAAAACCAGACTTCATTGTATACATTGGTCCAAACCCTGCTGCACCAGGTCCAAAAAAAGCTAGAGAAATCTTAAGCGCTGGCGGAATCCCTGCAGTTATCATTGGTGACGCACCAGGTATCAAAGACAAAGATGCTATGGCAGAAGAAGGACTCGGATACGTTTTAATCAAATGCGACCCTATGATCGGTGCTAGAAGACAGTTCTTAGACCCTGTTGAAATGGCAATGTTCAATGCTGATGTAATCAGAGTTTTAGCTGGAACCGGTGCTTTAAGAGTTGTACAAAACGCTATTGATGATATGGTATTTGCAGTTGAAGAAGGAAAAGAAATACCATTACCAAAAATCGTAATCACCGAACAAAAAGCAGTTGAAGCAATGGACTTTGCAAACCCATACGCAAAAGCAAAAGCTATGGCTGCATTTGTAATGGCTGAAAAAGTAGCTGACATCGATGTTAAAGGATGCTTCATGACCAAAGAAATGGAAAAATACATCCCAATCGTTGCATCTGCACACGAAACAATAAGATACGCTGCAAAATTAGTTGACGAAGCTAGAGAATTAGAAAAAGCAACTGACGCTGTTTCAAGAAAACCTCACGCAGGCGCTGGACAAATCTTAAACAAATGTAAATTAATGGAAAAACCAGAATAA
- a CDS encoding trimeric intracellular cation channel family protein — protein sequence MITENIFFIMNIVGLLAFAVVGALKGIKKGLDLLGIIVLGIMTALGGGITRDLLVNTIPYALRSPNDMGVALIGVWSAIIIFKIFKDDVSNKYVIQIPDAIGLSAFTTTGAMIAYNFEVSFFGIIILATLTGVGGGIISDILLQKTPSALTEDFYASCSIIGAIAFYLAILSNLSFEASAVICSIVVLMIRIVAMLCKWSLPKFYNEK from the coding sequence ATGATTACAGAAAACATATTTTTTATAATGAATATAGTTGGTCTTTTGGCATTTGCAGTAGTTGGTGCATTAAAAGGAATTAAAAAAGGCTTAGATTTACTTGGAATAATAGTTCTTGGAATAATGACTGCACTTGGTGGAGGAATTACAAGGGATTTACTCGTAAATACAATTCCATATGCATTAAGATCTCCCAATGATATGGGGGTTGCATTAATCGGAGTTTGGAGTGCAATAATAATTTTTAAAATTTTTAAAGATGATGTAAGTAACAAATATGTAATCCAAATTCCTGATGCAATCGGACTTTCTGCATTTACTACAACCGGTGCAATGATTGCATATAACTTTGAAGTATCATTTTTTGGAATAATCATACTTGCAACGTTAACTGGAGTCGGCGGTGGAATAATAAGTGATATATTGTTACAAAAAACCCCTTCAGCATTAACTGAGGACTTTTACGCAAGCTGTTCCATAATTGGTGCAATTGCATTTTATCTGGCAATTTTATCAAACTTAAGCTTCGAAGCAAGTGCAGTTATTTGTAGTATCGTCGTTTTAATGATCAGAATTGTTGCAATGCTCTGCAAATGGAGCCTTCCAAAATTTTATAACGAAAAATAA
- a CDS encoding glycosyltransferase family 2 protein, with the protein MNNRILAIIPAYNEEKSIKLVIENIKDTVSGILVIDDGSDDDTTKYAKESGVEVITFEHNRGKGAAVRAGYTYFAKSDYDIAIIIDGDGQYTKDVIEPVCGPLINNKADLVVGSRFLGEYYKKVPTGRKIRTFCNNIATETTRFMSGLPTTDAQSGLVALNKKSIDKLNLKAERWGIHQEIIIQAGKKGLRYTEVPTSVKNRIHGVSRIKVIKYPFTAFPVMLKAWMRH; encoded by the coding sequence ATGAATAACAGGATTTTGGCAATAATCCCTGCATATAATGAAGAAAAATCCATAAAACTAGTTATTGAAAATATAAAAGATACTGTTTCTGGAATTCTTGTAATAGATGATGGAAGTGATGATGATACCACAAAATATGCTAAAGAAAGTGGTGTTGAAGTCATAACTTTTGAACATAACCGCGGTAAAGGCGCTGCAGTAAGGGCGGGATATACATATTTCGCCAAGTCAGATTATGACATAGCAATAATTATCGATGGAGATGGGCAGTATACAAAAGACGTAATTGAACCAGTATGTGGCCCATTAATTAATAATAAAGCAGACCTAGTGGTAGGATCTAGATTTTTAGGAGAATATTATAAAAAAGTGCCCACAGGTAGAAAAATAAGAACATTTTGCAATAATATTGCAACAGAAACTACAAGATTTATGTCTGGCTTACCGACAACGGATGCACAGAGTGGATTAGTAGCATTGAATAAAAAAAGTATTGACAAATTAAATTTAAAAGCTGAAAGATGGGGAATCCATCAAGAAATAATTATACAGGCTGGAAAAAAGGGTTTGAGATATACGGAAGTTCCGACATCTGTAAAAAATCGGATACATGGAGTTTCGAGAATTAAAGTTATAAAATACCCATTCACTGCATTTCCCGTAATGTTAAAAGCATGGATGAGACACTAA
- the gmd gene encoding GDP-mannose 4,6-dehydratase, whose amino-acid sequence MKIALITGITGQDGYFLTKLLLEKNYEIHGIVRRNSQNSLGNLDYLTNSEKEKLNIHWGDITDNLFMDSIIKKIKPDEVYHLAAQSFVGFSFENPKFTYDVNIGGTLNVVNAVKEYSSDSKVYFAATSELFGKVQEIPQKETTSFYPRSPYGVSKLAGFWTIKNYRESYDLFMSNGILFNHESEMRGPEFVTRKITLSVAKISKGIQECLELGNLDAKRDWGYAKDYVEGMWKILQHDEADDFVLSTNETYTVRNFVELAFKFAGINIMWEGCGINEVGKDSKSGKILVKVNPAFFRPAEVELLIGDHSKAKSILGWEPKTKFEELVEIMVKKDLERIN is encoded by the coding sequence ATGAAAATAGCATTAATAACTGGAATAACTGGTCAAGATGGATATTTTTTAACAAAATTACTTTTGGAAAAAAATTACGAAATACATGGGATTGTCAGAAGAAACAGCCAAAATTCATTGGGAAATCTTGATTATTTAACCAATAGTGAAAAAGAAAAACTAAACATTCATTGGGGAGATATTACCGACAATTTGTTTATGGATTCAATAATTAAAAAAATCAAACCTGATGAAGTTTACCACCTTGCAGCTCAAAGTTTTGTAGGATTTAGTTTTGAAAATCCAAAATTTACATATGATGTAAATATTGGTGGAACGTTGAATGTAGTAAATGCCGTTAAGGAATATTCTTCCGATTCAAAAGTATATTTCGCTGCGACGTCTGAACTTTTTGGAAAAGTTCAAGAAATTCCTCAGAAAGAAACTACTTCATTTTACCCGCGAAGTCCATACGGAGTTTCGAAATTAGCAGGCTTTTGGACCATTAAAAACTACAGGGAAAGTTACGACCTATTCATGAGCAATGGAATATTATTCAACCATGAAAGTGAAATGAGGGGCCCTGAATTTGTAACTAGGAAAATAACGCTAAGCGTTGCAAAAATTTCAAAAGGTATTCAAGAATGCTTGGAATTAGGTAATTTGGATGCAAAACGAGATTGGGGATATGCAAAAGACTACGTTGAAGGAATGTGGAAAATACTCCAACATGATGAAGCTGATGACTTCGTACTTTCGACAAACGAGACTTACACAGTTAGGAATTTTGTAGAACTTGCATTTAAATTTGCGGGCATCAATATTATGTGGGAAGGATGCGGAATTAATGAAGTTGGAAAAGATTCAAAATCTGGTAAAATATTGGTAAAAGTAAATCCCGCATTTTTCAGACCTGCAGAAGTTGAACTCTTGATTGGGGATCATTCGAAAGCTAAATCAATCTTAGGATGGGAACCTAAAACTAAATTTGAAGAATTAGTTGAAATAATGGTTAAAAAAGACTTAGAAAGGATTAATTAA
- a CDS encoding glycosyltransferase yields MKILFICGAKATYTRNSVIYKGLKENNVEIIDCTSIKSTYAKRYIEVALKFLTNMNKKYDVVFVGFLGQPLVPIIKILTKKPIFFDAFISIYDTLCDDRKIFKPSSFCGQVSYFFDKISCKISDVVFLDTKSHVDYFLNTFNLQNSNFERIFVGADDEIFYPRNTLNKNNDEFTVFYYGTFLPLQGIDIILHSAKILENYSDIKFKIVGIGLEHSKIIKLAKELNLKNIEFIDWIEYEKLPLEIANSDVCLGGHFGTVAKGQRVISGKTFQFLSMNRAVIVGNNLANSELLVDKKNALFVDPNDPKDLANNILLLRNNPEIKENIAKQGYLTFKEHCTPKKIGKDLKNIIEKKLGKL; encoded by the coding sequence ATGAAAATTTTATTTATTTGTGGCGCAAAAGCCACCTATACTAGAAATTCTGTTATTTATAAAGGTTTAAAAGAAAACAATGTTGAAATCATAGATTGCACAAGCATAAAAAGTACATATGCTAAAAGATATATAGAAGTGGCCTTAAAATTCCTAACAAATATGAATAAAAAATATGATGTGGTATTTGTTGGATTTTTGGGGCAGCCTTTAGTTCCAATTATTAAAATATTAACAAAAAAGCCTATTTTTTTTGATGCTTTTATTTCTATTTACGATACTCTTTGTGACGATCGAAAAATTTTCAAACCCTCATCATTTTGTGGACAAGTATCATATTTTTTTGATAAGATCTCATGTAAAATTTCAGATGTGGTATTTTTAGATACAAAATCACATGTTGACTACTTTTTAAATACTTTCAATCTTCAAAACTCAAATTTTGAAAGAATTTTTGTGGGGGCAGATGATGAAATATTTTATCCCCGAAATACATTGAATAAAAATAATGATGAATTTACAGTATTTTACTATGGAACATTTCTACCCCTACAGGGTATCGATATTATACTCCATTCTGCAAAAATTTTAGAAAATTATTCTGATATTAAATTTAAAATTGTGGGCATAGGCCTAGAACATTCGAAAATAATAAAACTTGCAAAAGAATTAAATCTAAAAAATATTGAATTTATTGATTGGATAGAGTATGAAAAATTACCTCTAGAAATTGCAAATTCGGATGTTTGTTTGGGGGGGCATTTTGGAACTGTTGCAAAAGGTCAACGTGTAATTTCAGGAAAAACGTTCCAGTTTTTATCTATGAATAGAGCCGTTATTGTGGGAAATAACCTCGCAAATTCGGAACTATTGGTTGATAAAAAAAATGCACTCTTTGTAGATCCCAATGATCCAAAAGACCTAGCAAATAATATATTATTATTAAGAAATAATCCAGAAATAAAAGAAAATATCGCAAAGCAGGGCTACCTGACATTTAAAGAACATTGTACGCCTAAAAAGATTGGCAAAGATTTAAAAAATATTATTGAAAAAAAATTGGGAAAATTATGA